From Micropterus dolomieu isolate WLL.071019.BEF.003 ecotype Adirondacks linkage group LG06, ASM2129224v1, whole genome shotgun sequence:
CTGAATTTACCCGGCGAGTTCTGTGACCTTTAAAACCTTTAACCTGCTCTGACAGCAATGACTTCTGGGACTTGTAGTTGAGTCCAGTGACCCAAACCAGAGTTCAGCAAGTTCATGAAACTACACCAGGAAACGCAttcatcgtgtgtgtgtgtctgtgtgtgtgtgtgcgtgtgtctgtgtgtgtgtgtgtgtgtgtgtctgtgtgtgtgtctgtgtgtgtgtctgtctgtgtgtctctgtgtgtgtgtctgtctgtgtgtctgtgtctgtgtgtgtgtgtgtctgtgtgtgtctgtctgtgtgtgtgtctgtctgtgtgtgtgtgtctgtgtgtgtgtgtgtgtgtgtctgtgtgtgtgtgtgtgtctctgtgtgtgtgtctgtgtgtgtctgtgtgtgtgtgtgtgtctgtgtgtgtgtgtctgtgtgtgtgtgtctgtgtgtgtgtctctgtgtgtgtctgtgtgtgtgtgtgtgtgtgtgtctctgtgtgtgtgtgtgtgtgtgtctctgtgtgtgtgtgtgtgtgtgtgtctgtgtgtgtctgtgtgtgtgtgtgtgtctgtgtgtgtgtgtgtgtctctgtgtgtgtgtgtgtgtgtctctgtgtgtgtgtctgtgtgtgtgtgtgtgtctctgtgtgtgtgtgtgtgtgtctctgtgtgtgtgtctctgtgtgtgtctctgtgtgtgtgtctctgtgtgtgtgtgtgtgcaggtctgAGCTGCAGGACGTGCTGCTTCTCTTCCAGGACGCGGCTCTGCTGAATCTGGACTGTGTGGATCCAGACCTGCAGACCGGACTAGGAGTCCTCTTCAACCTCAGCTCCGACTTCAACAAGGCTGTGGAGGCTTTCACTGCAGCGCTGTCCGTCAGGCCGCAGGTACGCACACGCGGTGTAGTAGCGCTACAGCTGCAGTCTGACGTCGAGGTCACGTTGACTTCCCGTCTGTTCCCCTGCAGGACTACCTGCTGTGGAACCGTCTGGGGGCGACGCTGGCGAACGGCGACCGCAGCGAGGAGGCGGTGGAGGCGTACACGAGAGCTCTGGAGCTGCAGCCCGGATTCATCCGGTCCAGATACAACCTGGGGATCAGCTGCATCAACCTGGGAGCTCACAGGTAACAGCTGACACACCTGGACTGAGTCATGTAGCGATTGTCCTTCCTGAAGAGTTTAGTGAGGCCGCTTCGTCAACGAGTCTCCAGTGATCAGAACGAGGTTTTCTTATCAGGCCTGCACGATATTTGGAAAAACAATTATATTGCGAAATGAAAGAATACAGGAACTTTCAGCAGATTCAGTTTCTCTATTTGAAAAGAATGAAGCATCCTAGATGGGGGGGGGTTTTGTAGGGAACACCAGCCGCCTgagttgcttttctttttgcaaccagcttCGGTGGTTTCCTCCTGCTCAGACAGCTGACGGGGGCGGGGCCTGTTGTGGTTGTTGGATAAACCTATTGTGACCGACTTCTCTTGTCGCGATGCTGAAATCGAGTGTATACTGTTGAAATGACTCACAGGTCTTAAACCTCTGCAgtagctgctgcaggaagttgTTGCAGGGAGACGCCGGTGGccagactttatttcctaacgttcctccaacacaacaaactcctctctccaagtCTGACTCTCGTTTCCGCcggcgtcttcctgcaacaactcgcctctcacgagatttcagagcgagacttTGCCTCTTTTCTGGTTTCTCCTCAGTTTTAAGGAGGTTAAAGCTGCTTCTCTTTGTCCCATGTGACAGTAAAGTGACGTTTGAAATAGATTTTTTCTTCAGAAACTCACAGCTGCTCACATTGCACAAAAGGcaaaaagaatataaataaagatagaaaGTCTGTATATAAAGAaggatgtaaaaatataaaatataaaggagtCAGTTCTCTCTTGGTCAATACAGTAAAATTCAAATAATCACTAGCCGTCTTTCCATCAAGGTTTTTTATGTGAACCTGAAGTGTCGCATTAGAAACGgcaaaaaaatccttaatttcgctGAAGTTTTTCCGCTCGCTCGaggtgggagatggaaacactttttgcAGAATAAGTACTGATGTAGCGAATTTGTAACTCACATCTGAGGACCTGTCTGTTTTTCTCAGGTCCATGAGGcgggttttgtttctggtttggaacccagacGTCTGGTTTATCACAGCCGTGTGTGACGTCAGCGCTCGCCGTCGCCTGGTTTGTTCGCTCCAAAGCAgctgatggaaacatggctaacTAGAAACAGAACAACCTAAATGGGTTAAACTCTTCAGGAAGgagtaataaataaaagcattcaTCATGGATTTGTTCTTTTCTTCAAActaaatgtcaccacaaagatCTCAGCTTCCTTCCCTGATTTAAAAACAGCGAAATTCTCCTTTAATGCAACTTTCAACAAATGAGTTCTGATCTTCTAGCGTGCTTACATTTGCTCTTATGTGGTCCTGGTCTGTCCTGGTCCTGCTCTGGTCCTGCAGGGAGGCGGTCAGTAACTTCCTGACGGCTCTGAACCAGCAGAGGCGGAGTCAGCGCTGCAGCCACCAGCAGATGTCTGCCAACATCTGGGCCGCCCTGCGGATCGCCGTCTCCATGATGGACCGACCCGAGCTGTTCCAGGCCGCCCACGTCGGGGACCTGGACCTGCTGATGCGGGCCTTCGATGTGGGCGACGTCTGACGGGGCCACCCGCCTTGTCCGGAGGGGGAGGCGGGTCGGACAGTTTGGTTTGAAACCAAAGAGCCGGCGGCGGCGGCAGCAATACAACAGCACAACCCTTTAGCTTCCTGTTTCTAACGCGCAGCGAGGCGCCGTCTGTTCAGGGCGTCTGAAGGTCCTTCAGTCCTCAAATGTTTATTACTCCGTTTCACGCGTCCagaatatgtgtgttttaaagggCACCTGTAACCACGGCcagcagtgatgtcacagcgTACCGTGACATCACTGCTGCTCTGTAAACATCCTGTACTTCATGGCTTTCTTTTCTGACGTCCACCGTTTATAACCAATGAGATTTCAGTCTGAAACTCGTCCTCCACGTTTCCGCTCGCTTCTGCTGCTGCGCTCGAAACTCAGCACATCCTGCACagatgtttcacaataaaagccttccCGAAACGCAACATCTGCAGTGAAGGAACAGCAAAGTAGAAGCGAGTGGAAGGAATCATGAGTTCCAGTGATCTGATGTTTGAAGGCCTGGGAGGAGGTGGAACACGCCACACTTCCTTGTGGCTTGAGTCTCTGTCCAACTTGGTTTTAGTTCCTGTGAAACGTCCGAACCTGCTGCTTCTCTGAACACTTTATATTCTTCTGACATGTAGCTGCACATCGGCTGAATCTTTACACAGAAAACGTCCTTCAGACTTTAAACGACGGACACCAGGTGGATCCGCTCACCTGGCAGCCGTCCGTCCAGTCAGGCTTCTTCATCCGGAGATGGGAAGTGAAGGAAAAGTTAGCAGAGTTATTAAGAATTAAACGATTTGAGatgattttatttatgaaaaCTTTCTGTAAAGTTTCCTCCTTTATGAACGTTTGGGGAACATTGAAACATGGCAGCGTTCTCAGTTTAGTTAATTCCGCAGTCAGGACAGCTGAACTGCAGAAGTAAGTATTAATTGgcattaataattattttattgatgtttttcatGTCACTGGTTTTCAGTTTCCCGTCACCGTCTTTGGCGTTGAGGCAAAGACAATCTGCATACTAATGAGAAAACCCTTCCTGAGGCAGCGTCCTCTCTGACGGCTTCCACGAGTCCACACGACTGTTTCTGCCGTCGGttttcaaataaaaccaaacgTTAGTTAGCTGACGTgtgcaagctaacgttagcgctTGTTCCAGCGGATCGCTGCCAGCGTGGCGTCCCTCAGTCCTGGTTCTATGTGAGAAAACAGACGTAACACACCTGCAGTCCTGGAGTTCAGGTGAACTCATGGAACCCCAAAGagtttaaaactgaaaaatctgaaaaaatatatcaaaatttAAGAATAATGAATGCCAGAGTTtcgtttttcagtttttgttttgagtGCCATAATGTAAAGGAACTCGGAAATCTGATCGGATTAGAAATCTGACCATGTTTATGTTTCTACAAtcgaaaatgaataaaacaaaaaaaagctcagtaaattaataaacatcctaataaataatacaatttaataattaaattattcaatTGATCTTTTTTTATCTAAAACTCCTCCCCCTTAAttaccatatttatttatttttctttatgattttcaatttattaattcagtttttatatatatatttatttatttatttatgcttttGTTTTAAGGTAATTCAAAATTATAAAGGAAATCTATTTATGTCTCACTGGATAATTTAAAACCCctacattaatatattttagtGCATTTAATAGGATGTTAATTTGCGTCACCTTTGTATTGATTTCTTATTTATTAATTCTCCTTTATAATTTTCGATTATATTAAGTCAAATATAATTGAAAATTATaaaggataataaataaataagtatcATGTCTCATTGTATACTTTAATTTTCCCctacattctttttttttaatgtatttttggtGCATTTAATAGGATGTTTGTTTATTGAGCATTGTTTTATGTCTGTATTCACTGATTAAATGTGGCAGACTCGGCCCTCCATACTAACTCGAGCTCGAGGCGCGATTATTTCTGTAGAGACAGTTCAGGTTGTCTcacttttaaataaactttcttTTAACATCTCAAATCTTAGTTtgaagatgaaaaataaaatataaagtttaGCTTGATGGGAAACGAGCTCAGGGAGGTcagtgatgaagaggaggaggaagatatAATAACACTGACTCTGATGAGACTAAAGTGACAAACTGCAGTTGGCTCCACCTGAATACTCCAAAGTACCCTGAAGTACTATGAAATACTGTCTGCTGAAGCTCAAACTGGTTTGTTTCCGTCACTTTGTTCTCTTTAAACGTTTAAAGCCATAAAACTGATTATCAGGAGCGAAGCGACGCCCGGTCAGGAACCGACGAGGTAAAAAGTCACCTGGGACAGCCGCGTGTTGTCGCCTCCTGCAGGTAAAAACAGGAACAGCAGGTTTAAACTTGCTCGCTGCTCGACGcatgaaacaacacatttagtcaaagcagcagaaaatatttatacagCATCAAATATTAATGATCGCATTTTAACCACCAAGTATATCCTGTACTCCTTTCAGTCACGTTAATCAATATTTATTCAGTAGCAAACACTTTGTTCCAGGTTTGGTTTTATAAAAACCTGAATAATTAACGTAGGTTTTTGAGACTTCTGCAGATGAAGGAaactgcaaatacagaaaagtCACCTGCTTTGTGTGACCCCTTTATTGTTAGCTCTAGACTTAGCGTTAGCCCTTTCCCAACACCTTCTCACTCCCGGCTCGTATCATATGGTCGCTGGGTCAAGACCCCATGGCGGCGGCGCTTTTTAACTCCCTGCCGTTGTTTTTGCACCTGCAGGGCTCGGCGGTGAAGTTAGCAACAATATATATTAGGGCCGCGTTATAACCGTGTGCGccagattcaccagagacgctCTAGAGTCTACTTCTGCTACTATTTAGACCCTTTGACGCACTTCCTGCCTCCTGCTGCGGCCGTGGAGATGAACAACAACACACTTCTGAACCTGAATGCcgctttttactttttaaaactccCGGACGTCTCCGGCGACGAGTCAGAAGCAatagacgggtttctgtgcAGCGTCATCACCGAGATGTCCAACCAGGGGGCAGGAAGCAGCGCTCTGTCTTCACGGAGGATCACGTCCAGCTGCCGTGTCGGCAAATTACTAACGAGTTAAATTAAAAACCAACAACTTCACTTtccttattactgggtattaaaagtaaacagTCCCGTTACAGTTACTTTCAACCGCCGCAGCCGTCCTTAAAGTGACAGAAAGCTGTTcgttttagaaatgaatccactttagtGGAACAATCATGAACCTGAGGAGGCAACGAGCGGCCGAGCTGAGAACACTGCAGCCTGCTGGATCCTACAGGCCGTTTCAAAGTAATCAAAAGCAAAGCAGCTTTTTAACGGATCGCGTCTAAACAACGGCATCATTTTTACCGAGCATGTAacgattttaaaaaatctaacgTTACTGTTCTGCACACGCGTTCGTAAGAGAACGTCGATTGACCTTCGCCGGCAGGACCGTTAGCTGCCGGTTCCTTCTACAGGCCAAGTTTCACGTttcttagcagatgcttcaatacaaaaGCTTTTTGCAGGTCTCACAACGTTTACAGAAGTCCATGTTCTCTGAGTGTGACTCAgctaaagcttgatttatactcctgcgtaggggccacgcatttatactcgCGTCCGTGTCTCCGTCACTCTGCAGTCAcaccccaaacgctagtcggcagcagcgttttcaaatgttaccgaccgaatggatcacgtTCTGGTCATTTCGcccgggttgtgacggtcaaatatatcgatccaccgtgttacagccgccgttttggccgctagtaaaagtaaATTCAAAGCACGGCCACTTTCTGTCGGCTGGGAGGCGtagcgaggctacccagccgaccaatcgcAGAGCTgacggtccgcgtcgactcgacgtgcgGTTACATTTGTGatgaggtgcacgtcaggcgacggcgtagggCAGGGCGCTACGCAGAGGCCACGCCGtcgattcgacgcagaagtataaattgcgcTGAAGTCAGGCCTGATGGcttccagctgtggaaagaacgcctccttcttcctttagcttcttGGCTCGCAGCTGAGTTAAACAGCACGGCGTCCGGTGCCGCCGAGCTGCGGCGCGGTCACACGTGTTCTGTTAATATGCAGATGAAACgactctgaaatggcagtttaaCCCGCGTGACCTACGCTGATTACAGTCTGACCGGCTGCCGAAGCGCTTTGGCCCCCTGGCTGCGCGTCCAGCAGggtttgtatacaagaaaccgTCTACAGGAACTTCCTTTAGTGCTTTGGAAAAAAGATCCTGGGATGTAGCTTCTGTGTTCAAATCCAGGGATCTCTGAGGTTCAGGTGGGGTTTTGAGACGTAAAACACGTCAACCTTGAACCTCGGGCTCCTGAGTTCACTTGACTCATCCATCCAGCCCACCTCCTCCTGATGtgacgtcacctgacttcctctgCCACAGGAAAGGTCAGCTGTGGTCTCTCTGCAGAGGACGGGCTAAAACCCCTGCACAGCTGATGTCCTTCCATCATTAGACAGTGAACGTCAGcaggttagcactgtcaccgtGAGCGTGACGTGGCCCCTCAGTCTGGTGACCTTCCTGGAGCCACAGATTATGGAGATGTGGCCCCGCGGCCTTCAGGCAGAAAACACGCAGGAACAGCTTTACTTTGTTTCCAACATGAAAGAGCGTTCTGTCGCTTCTCCGTCATGTGACatgaagctgctgctgagctGAACACAATGCTCTCCTCCTACACGCCGAGCCCACGGCCTCTTTCTATTGTGACCATGTgtggttctggttctggagGATTCTGCCACAGATGAACATGAAGTCGGTCTCTGCTCTGGTGGTGTTCAAATATTTcaactgtttgttgtttgacagACTGAAGGCCGGCCTCTGTGAGTACTCACCTGTTTCTTTAAGTTTAGATCAGAACTCACCTGAGGTCTCTCGCACAAATGTCTGAGATGTAAACTTGTGATTTGAACTTAAGTTAactaataaactaaactaataaTACACAAAGTCCTGCGTTTAAAACCTTAGTAAAGTCAAAGTACTCGTGTTCCTGtcactgtttctctgtctgatGTTTCTGGAGTAATATTAAcgtgttgcattttactgctgcagatgttttaacTTTATATCCTTTTAATCTGCTGCAATGCATCCTGGTCTATGAGATCATCATGTGTCTGTAGCATCGCTGTCCTGTGAAAACCACGTAAAGAACTGTCCAGGGGTTTCAGGCcggtgtggaaaaaatgctgtaaagtaagaaagCTGAGattctttttattaattaacgaaatacaaagtgagtgaacagaagaaaaaatctGACAGGTAAGTAGTAACTAAAGCTGCCGGTCACACGCAGGGGAGTGAAAAGGGGAGAGAAAAttaagaagaaagtgtcacagaatccaaataaaatagagacCTGAGActcactatgatctgaacaACCCTCCTGTCAGCGAGTCTGCCTCGCCCACCTGGGGGTTTGAACCCTGGACCTGCAGATCTGCAGAGCTGCTGATGTTCCCACACACCTTCTCACAGGTTGAGGTGGTGATGTCacatagttttgtcagtttaaacttaaaacgccTACAACTGTCAAGATGTAGGTGAGAAAATTATGACAAAAATCACACgtcattctgctggttttgggtttgttgtgaattattttggtggcatttgatccaaaactgagttaaaaagaaaatgttgtgcatcCTGTACAGCAAGATACTGAgaatcactgcagactcaccgtgTGACCGATCTGAGAACCCTTTCAAACACTTGATATCGGCCATCTGGAGAACGACTCGAATTTGGTagcgtttgaagaaagacttgtggagatatagatgttaattgatttagcgtattctgaaaaatacagagtgactgaCTTCGGAGTTAACCACCACAGGTTGCAGTGAAGCAAACGTTGGTCACACATCAGTGGATGAGCTGAAAATATTTCAGCTCTCGAGGACGTACGGATGATTTTCTTAGATCGAAAttagaaatgtctagaaatttacatttcttgtaataagccacgcccactttgAGCAGTCATTACCCAATTTTATACATCAAACCGGAATTTTTACGAATCCATGCAGCAAATTATGAGGTATAAACTTTATGCTagtgtagcgccccctagtggaagaatatccctGGACTGCTCAGCGAAGCTCGGGCCGAGCATCTGAGCGGACGCGTCAAGTTTGGTGACAAAAGCTTAAGCCAGTTTTGATTTACGGGcattcttttgataacttttgatcagcgacgtCCGTAGATGATCCCGCCAAAGTATCAGGTCGATTGGCGAAACCGTCTGGGACGAGTtcgcaaaaataggttttagagaaaagagataaaaagtcagataatttgacatttttagagcagaagagcaaagatgcagatgaatccagagattaaaataatgaaagaagttcGACTCTAAAAGAAGCCGTTTTCAAGAGAATTGCCAAAACGTGAAGTTGTTACAGCGCCGCCAGAAGGTCTGTGAGGGCCGTGCTTTTTGCCTGAGCTGTAGGTGGAATTTGCAACTCacctgccaattttggtgagtttttgtgcagcagtttttgctgcccaaacacttttagcggagaaaaagaataaagaaagaaaaatgagaaCCAGCAGGGCTCCCTCATGAAACCTGACACAGAAGAGCTGCGTCCTCTGTCAGACCCATCTGACACCTGGCCAGGTAACCCCACCTCCAGAAGACACGAGGGCTGTGTGAGATTCTGCAGCTGTTCGCCGTGAGAGTCTGACGTGTTCAGTGACTGAGTTTACAGCGGCGTCATGTGACGTGTGTTTCTGGGAGATGCGGCGTCCCTGCAGTCTCAGAGCGGAACTCACCGCGCAGCAGGTGTGACGACACGAGACGCAGCAGGAAGCTGCGGCCTTTCACTGTCGTCTCAAACCCCTGAAGAAGAGCGGAGGTCGTGTGGGTTTGACTTCCTGCTCTCATGTCCACCAGGACCCAAGACGTCAGTATCGACACACACGTTAAACAGCGACTCAAGCTCTTTTATTAACGTTTAGACAAAAGAATAAACCAGACTTTTCTTCCATCTTCACTCGTGACCCTCTGCTGTGGTTTATTCATTCGCCACCAGATCACACTGACGGCAGGTAGAGGGCGCCGCTCAGCTGACTCTCACTGCTGGAATGTGATTGGCTGTTTCCAGGAAAACAAGAAATGTGAACACATTTAGGAGAAAATCTAATTTTTACAGAAAGCTGAGACTCTCCTGCTGATTACTGCAGCGTGTGAACGCACCTGTGTTTGTGAGAGCTGATTGGACGATTGGTCTCGTCTTACTGACTCTCCACCGAAGTCCAGTCGAGCCTGAAACCCTGTTAGGCTGCAGAAAGTTCCCATAGGAAGCAAACAAAAGACAGCAGGAAAGAACTAAAGCAGGTTttaacctctgacctctgtgctCTCACCCTGCCCCGCCCCCTCAGGTCACCGATTGGACGACGTTCCGGCCGTGCGGCGTCACCTGGTGAAGCGGAGCTCCAGAGGGCCGATCGTCCACGTCACCAAAGATCAGACCGGCAGCCGAACAGCGTCACACTTCCAACACCTTCGCCCCGACCGAACGCCTCACGAGGTCTGACGCCACGGCGCACGCATCACGCTCACTCCAGCTGTTCACACACCACCTTTCACTTGTTACTCTTCGTGTTCGTCTCAGAGTTTACAGAGTTCATTAAAGCAGCCTCTTTAAACGGAGACAGCGCAGCGTGTGAAAACAGCAGAAGCTCAGCGGCACTTCTGAACAGAGGGATCTCTGTCCTTTAGGTGTTGAATGAATCTGACAGTCTTGACAGAGTTCAGGTGAACCGGTTCCTCTGCTGCAGGTTCAGGGCTGGTGTGAACAGGATGTGAGTCTTTGCTGTAACAATAGGACTGTCTGAAATGAGTCTGACGGGGGGCTGAAAGACGAGCCGGGAGTCTGAACAGCTTAATCCTGGTGGGATTGTGAACTGGACTCTGAGagtaatgagagagagagtgagacaggtgagaggaAGGTAAACTCAGAGGTTAGTCTGTCCCTCGCTTCAGTTGGATGAGGTCTTCAGGATGGTGGGTTTGGACCTGAAGAGTCGACAAAGAAAGGTACAGCTGAGTTCTCTTGGTTTAGTCTGGCTGGTCCTGGTTCAGCCAGATTTCTCTGTTCATCCTGAGTTAAACCTGGAATCTATTTTCACCAGATCTGGAGACAGCTTCTCCTGGTCTCGTTGAGTTAGTCCAGTTCAGCCCGGTTCACCTGGTTTGGTCCTCCTTAGTCCAGCATCGTGATTCGTCCTGATCTTCTTTAGTTTATGTCGGCGCGTGAAGGTTTATCGTTGATCTCAGAAAACAGAAGTTTAACACATTTCATCACGAGGTCCACCTACATCCCCGGCCTTGATCAGCGGATGCTGGCTCAGTTGTCCTCCTGCCGTCCTCTGATCAAGGCCACAAGATGTGGCTGAAAGCTCCGGTCAGTCGTTTTGTTGGAGCTCTTGTGAGAATAATGACTTTTACCTGCAGGAACTGGTCCACGTTAGACTCTCTGGTCTCCAGACATGTTTGAGGAACCTGTCACATGACTTTAAAGGACCCATCTGTAGGTTTGTTTTCCCGTTTCCCTGTTTGCCCGTCCTCcctccccgactcgtcacatatggacgcgtGGTCAAGAgccatcggcgtcagtttgtaacgcactggggagcCCGGTAGAGTCACAGTTAAGCGCAGTgggggggaagccctgtagcgtcagtttgtgaaggcaggtatatgatatttaatagaaaagagtaaggaggtggatggagggccagaacccggactttggACCAGGAGAGCGGGGttcgtgtgaaacaaaaagtcaacattaaagaTTTTAGTTACGTGAGTTATCTAAATtgcgtaagttacgcaagtgacgtaagttaacttaggtgttaactgacgtacgtagttattttaatccaaaccagGATCAGGTagtttttgtgtctaaaccgaaccaaactgcaacgtttcacaactttgaTGAACTTTTTGCATactttgcatatttgttgttattgctaagcgttgctaacttgaccgcagagccttaaacgtctaaaaatgacgctaaaggggACCCAGGATGTgaaaaagcgacgccaaagggccgTGACcgagtgtccatatgtgacgagtcgggagtgagaacgtgttcgTTATTCATCGTGTGGAACCAACTCATTTGTGTTCTTTTATTAATCTTGTTGGTACTTTTATCGATACTCTCAGTCGTTATTctgttctcatcccagggcgcCACTTAGCACGTGTAGGGCTCCACGGTCCacttagcaagaataaatatgcaacgtcagcttggactttcaaaataaaacacgcagttaatgttgtgaaacagtcgcagtttggttagattttggaaaagatcctggtttgggttaaaataactacgttactCACGGGACttaaattatgtaaattaaTTAACGTTACTTATGTGACATCACTAAAAGGAATCAacattgactttttgtttcacacaggaaacgaaCTCTTGGGGGAAAGTCAGATTTTTGTCCCACCCGTCCACCTCCTCAGCTGACTTTTCTGGTTAGAGAACCAGAAAACGGTTTCCCCCAGTGCGCTGAGCTGTGACGCGACGTGCGTTGGTACCAGGCGCCGAGAGACGTGGCGAAGCGGAATGAGAATGTGCTGAAATGTGAGGACATAAAGTATAACAGTGT
This genomic window contains:
- the LOC123972029 gene encoding PEX5-related protein-like isoform X1, translated to MQAEWEELARRNWLEESEDQGPIPPTVSPAEKGYYFNTNNPYQDWPNAFAEGQEKAREGDLNAAVLLLEAAILQDPQDSEAWQLLGMTQAENENEQAAIVSLQRCLELRPNNLPALMALAVSFTNCSMQREACDALRRWISHNPRYKHLVLDRRSSLQGSPATPRRGPHASTPARSELQDVLLLFQDAALLNLDCVDPDLQTGLGVLFNLSSDFNKAVEAFTAALSVRPQDYLLWNRLGATLANGDRSEEAVEAYTRALELQPGFIRSRYNLGISCINLGAHREAVSNFLTALNQQRRSQRCSHQQMSANIWAALRIAVSMMDRPELFQAAHVGDLDLLMRAFDVGDV